The sequence ATAATCAACCAAGAtcacaatgaatggcagagcaggttcgaagggctaaATAGCTTACTTTTGCTCCTATTTTCCCATTACAAAATGCTGTTCCACTCTGTTGGCTTGGTCAAGACCTTGAAAAGAAGCTGAGATGACAATGTTTGTAAGTCATAGCAATGAGGTTAGTAAACAAGTGCCTTGCTGTTTGTGGAGCCAGGCTCGGTGACAGTATTTTACTGTCAGTGTTGATGTGAGTTGTACAATTTTGTATTCAGTGAAGTGGTCTATTTTATTGTCATGTTCCTATCAAACTAAAAGGAaacctttttccttttctcccatTTTTAGGCATTTACCAACACAGCAAGGAACGCGAACCATCTCTCTGACACCAGCGAGCGCTGACTTTATTGTAATCTCGGAAACACAGGAAAGTCGGGCTGTGAGGAACGTGTCCCTTATGACGTTTCAGGAGGAGAATTCTTCACTAGTGCCAGTAAGCCATCGAAGCCAGGAGTCCACTGGAAAAAGAGACCCAGAAGCAGATATGCAATGTATCACCACCACCCTTAGGCAACTGGATCTGTCAGGTGAGGGAACACATCCCAAACAAGCCCATGTTTTTACCTTTTTCAGGTATTGACCCAACTCCTTTGTAAGCATCCCGATAGAATGTGCTTCCACCTGTCTTAAGGACTGTTGCGAGGTGGAATGCACCAAGTGTGGTGGCAAGGGAATTCCTCATCCCTTCCCTCCAATTCTTACAATTATCATCAATCTACTTCTTTATTGTAAATCTAAATCTATGACCCTTTAGCCAGTTCACTTTCTGCGTATCTGCTCACACCAAATCCTTTGAAAGGAGGATCTGAGGtgaacagtgtggatgtatttAAGGGGAAGCTAGGTAAATGTACAAGTAGGAAGGGGATGGAGTTTAAACCTCGTGACCGCCAGAGGGAGAAGCAGCATGACCTAATGGGGCGGGGTGGCCTCTTACTTTGCTTTTTACATAAGTTGTTGGTCGCTCCTCCTTTTGGTTTGTTCTCAGGGTGGTTTTCATGACTAAAACACTACCAATAAGCCAGCACTTAGTGGGGAGAGACTTGAATACCCAACCAATTCTAAAAGTGACCTTTTTACTTTTTGATCTTCAGGATGGTACTGGGGTTCCCTCACAGCCAGTGAAGCCAAGCAACAACTCAACAAGATGCCAGAAGGGACCTTCCTCATCCGAGACAGCTCACACCCCAGCTACCTGCTGACACTTTCGGTGAAGACCAATCGTGGTCCTACGAATGTCCGGATAGAGTACAGCAATGGCAAGTTCTGCCTGGATTCGTACTACTTGGCCAAGCCCAGGATCTTGGCCTTCAAAGAGGTTCTCAGTCTCATCCAGCATTACGTCACCTCCTGCATCGTGGACCGGTACGACAAATCGACAGACTCAGTGTCCCTGCCCCCCAAGGATACTGCCATCCACCTAAAACTCATCAAACCACTTCACCGAAAGGATTCATTTCCCTCTCTTCAGCACTTGTGTCGATTGACTATTAACAGAATAACACACCAAGTGGATAAGCTACCATTACCAAAAAGCGTCCAGGGATATTTAGAAGAATACCCTTTCCTCCTCTGAGATAGTATTGTTTCTTTTTGTGGAGTGATGGGGATGGGCAAGGGTTTTAGCAGAGAAAGCGCAGGCAGTTTTGTGGCCACCTGTTTCTTGGCTGAGAGATGGCCACTCAATGGGTCTTTGAGAGCCATTGAGTGATGATGTGGTGATGATTAATAACAGACTTTTATGTTTGAAAGTGTGCGTTGCGTGCTGGACAATTGAATATACTTTCTTGGTTTCACTGTACTGGAGCAGGTCCTGTGGACTTTTCAAAAAACTAAAATGTGAATTAAGAGCTAAGGAAGCAGACTGGAAAGATTCCTTGATGAGTAACCAAGATATAACCTAGATATGCAAAAAATAACTCTACAGCTTTTATATTATTTGAATGCACTTTGACTATTTTTAGAAAtacttgtttttttaaaaaaaagaccaaaAATAGAAAACATTTTCTAATAAAGTATTTTAAAACACATTACTATTTCATTTCAAGGGATATTCAATGTGAAAACAAAAGTGATGTTGAAACCGCAATCAGAATTTATCAAATAGCTGCCAAGgatttgaggggccaaatggccaacaCCGTCTCTTAATTCTTGAGTGGAACTGATTGACAGAGGGAAAAAAGGTTTCCCTGAAGATGTGGGGGTCTCCTCAGAGGGAGATTTGTTGAATTTAAACAAAAAGGGATAACTCAGTACACAGCGAGAAACCTCCCAGTGGCAGATGCACCAGTATCCAAAGGACACAGATGAAAAGGAAGGAACAAAAGACAAGGAGAGAGATGAGACCactttctcccccacccccagtgaGCCATGAGATGGAAGCAGACTCAACAGTGACTTTCagcactgaaaaatgtgttgctggaaaagcgcagctggtcaggcagcatccaaggagcaggagaatcgacgtttcgggcagattcagattcctgaagaagggcttatgcccgaaacgtcgattctcctgctccttggatgctgcctgacctgctgcacttctctagcaacacatttttcagctctgatctccagcatctgcagtcctcactttctcctaagtgaGTTTCAGCAGCCAATTAGATAAATAGAAAGGCAAAATTCACAGGGCCTTGTAGAAACAGCAGGAAGGTGGGACTAAGTGGGTTGCTTGACCAAGTGAGGATGGCTCAAATAGCCTCCAGCTGCAGACcaagatttttaaaatatccTGCAGGCACCTTCAAATTTTGGGTGTAGgtctgctttttaaaaaacttttcttGGAATGTGTGTGGCACTAGCTTGGCCTGCATTCATTGTTGAGAATTCCTGGGGTCATTTGTAGGCCAGggcaagtaaggacagcagatgtccttccctaaagaatattagtgaaccaaattagtttttacaacaattgacaatgggttGTTATTAGGTCTAGCTTTTAATGTGTGATTTTATTGCATTCAACTTTCACCAtttgctgtggtaggatttgattCCATGTCCCAAGTGACGTTCTGAATCCGTCTTCAGACAATCACTTCCAGATTTACCTCCTCACCATTTAGGATCATAAAATTCCTGTaatgcagaaagaagccatttggcccaccgagtcagcaccgaccctccaaagagcaccccacccatcTATGTAGCCTGCAGAGGGTTTTTCCCTGTGGCtaacccaccaagcctgcacattcctgggcactccAGGTCAATTTCTAATGTGGCtcatctacctaacctgcacatctttggactgtgggaggaaactcacgcagacatggggagaatgtgcaagctccatgcAGACAGCCGAaagtagaatcaaacctgggtccctgggtgctgtgaggcagaagtaccaaccatgccacccttgccttGATGTCCATAGTCGCACTCTTCCTCTGTACTGATCCTTTGCTATGTTTTGTTGTAGTCAGTATAGATGTCTGTCCATTACCTTTTCTGCCATCCACAATATCTTTCTATAACATTTTACACTATACAACTACTTTGATCATCTCAAGGCCCACAAGATAGATAAAGTATGTGCTTTCAGCTGGTTAACACCCCACCCTGCCCACACACGAGTCTGAAGCCAAGATTGTATTTTGAAGGGTACCACTCTACACCAATGGTTGACCAAGGGTTTTTGGTCCGTACTCCTGTAATTGGCATGTGATAAAAAGATTTACAACTGACATTCAACCTGTTTGGCTTCCATCCATGACCTGACCATCAAGTGGAATGAAACTTGAACCTACAGCTTCTGACTATTCTGTAGCACCACCCTTGTTCTAAGTGGGTTTAGATTTTCAACAGGATGCAGCACTTCAAAACTGGGTGTCCATGAGATGCTGTGGGCCATTAAATGCAGCAGATCTGCAATCTCATAACCTGACATTGTCCCCATCTATCATCAAGCCAAAGGGTCAACCCTTGTTCAATGAAAAGTGAAAGAAGGTATGCACTGGACAGGTCTAAAAATGAGATGCTGACCTGGTGATGCTGCAATAGTCTATTTTCATGCCAAAGAGCAAAATTAGCATACACCAGAGGTAAGTAGTCCCACACGAATGGTCTGTCATTCTGTCATAGTGGGATGTGagtagtgatggacaattaactCACTGGAGGGATAGGCACC comes from Chiloscyllium punctatum isolate Juve2018m chromosome 12, sChiPun1.3, whole genome shotgun sequence and encodes:
- the LOC140483598 gene encoding cytokine-inducible SH2-containing protein-like isoform X1 yields the protein MVLCYQRHLPTQQGTRTISLTPASADFIVISETQESRAVRNVSLMTFQEENSSLVPVSHRSQESTGKRDPEADMQCITTTLRQLDLSGWYWGSLTASEAKQQLNKMPEGTFLIRDSSHPSYLLTLSVKTNRGPTNVRIEYSNGKFCLDSYYLAKPRILAFKEVLSLIQHYVTSCIVDRYDKSTDSVSLPPKDTAIHLKLIKPLHRKDSFPSLQHLCRLTINRITHQVDKLPLPKSVQGYLEEYPFLL
- the LOC140483598 gene encoding cytokine-inducible SH2-containing protein-like isoform X2, which codes for MTFQEENSSLVPVSHRSQESTGKRDPEADMQCITTTLRQLDLSGWYWGSLTASEAKQQLNKMPEGTFLIRDSSHPSYLLTLSVKTNRGPTNVRIEYSNGKFCLDSYYLAKPRILAFKEVLSLIQHYVTSCIVDRYDKSTDSVSLPPKDTAIHLKLIKPLHRKDSFPSLQHLCRLTINRITHQVDKLPLPKSVQGYLEEYPFLL